From Pelagicoccus albus, the proteins below share one genomic window:
- a CDS encoding right-handed parallel beta-helix repeat-containing protein codes for MFKKAVLVLCGLGAVSVAAAAPRQIWVSPEGTEAGDGSMEAPYLRIAAAQRQARELRRLNDESIAEGIEILLTDGKYELIEPLLIRTEDSGTAVSPTTFKAAPDATPVLSGGVAVEGWSPAEGSIEGLNPAAKGKLWVAKTPRKNANRFSFRQLWVEGERAVRAKEVDDNDLPRILDWDKENRVGWIELPEFGDFSDPLGMEFVIHQMWAIAILRVKTFEAFPEEGRARISFYEPESRVQFEHPWPPVVLANKGKPGFYSADNGSSAYYLANRMEFLDEPGEWYLDEEKGLVYYWPKEGQDMATVEVIAPAMETLVEVQGSLDAPVEHVQFYGIHFEHTTWMRPSIAGHVPLQAGFYMYDAYKLKVPGTPDKAGLENQAWIGRQSAAVTVYGGNDIAFRNCIFQRIAASGLDYTFGSQRAVVEGNVFRDIGGNGIVIGGFQDGGIETHVPYDPSDEREICSDARIVNNLVTDVANEDWGCVGIAAGYVRGIEIAHNEISEVAYTGISMGWGWTKSVNCMRDNLIHANHIHHYAKHMYDVGGIYTLSPQPKSVISENSVHTLYKPAYVHDPNHWNYLYLDEGSSYIYVRDNWCPEQKFSTNANGPGNTWENNGPQVSQEIKDAAGLELEFQHLLN; via the coding sequence ATGTTTAAGAAAGCTGTTTTAGTACTTTGTGGGTTAGGTGCGGTATCGGTTGCGGCCGCTGCCCCGCGTCAGATTTGGGTTTCACCCGAAGGGACTGAGGCGGGCGATGGGAGCATGGAAGCTCCGTATCTCAGAATCGCCGCGGCACAGCGGCAGGCCCGCGAGTTGCGTCGGCTCAATGATGAGTCGATCGCAGAAGGGATCGAAATCCTGCTCACCGATGGCAAGTACGAGCTGATAGAGCCTTTGCTGATACGTACTGAAGATTCGGGTACGGCCGTTAGTCCCACAACGTTTAAGGCGGCACCTGATGCGACTCCTGTGTTGAGCGGTGGCGTTGCAGTCGAGGGTTGGAGTCCTGCGGAAGGATCAATCGAAGGCTTGAATCCCGCTGCCAAAGGAAAGCTCTGGGTGGCTAAGACTCCTCGCAAAAACGCAAACCGGTTTTCTTTTCGTCAACTTTGGGTCGAAGGAGAGCGGGCCGTGCGGGCTAAGGAGGTTGATGATAATGACCTGCCCAGAATTCTAGATTGGGACAAAGAGAACCGGGTTGGTTGGATAGAGCTACCGGAATTCGGCGATTTTTCCGATCCGCTTGGCATGGAGTTCGTTATCCATCAAATGTGGGCGATCGCGATTCTTCGGGTTAAAACCTTTGAAGCTTTCCCGGAGGAAGGCCGGGCGCGCATTTCATTTTACGAGCCCGAAAGCCGCGTGCAGTTCGAGCACCCGTGGCCTCCCGTTGTTTTAGCCAATAAGGGCAAGCCAGGATTTTACAGCGCCGACAATGGCAGTTCCGCTTATTATCTAGCCAACCGCATGGAGTTCCTCGATGAGCCAGGTGAGTGGTACCTCGACGAAGAGAAGGGACTGGTCTACTACTGGCCGAAAGAAGGTCAGGATATGGCCACGGTGGAGGTGATCGCTCCTGCCATGGAAACTCTGGTTGAGGTGCAAGGATCTCTAGACGCGCCAGTTGAACACGTGCAGTTCTATGGTATCCACTTTGAGCATACTACTTGGATGCGTCCCTCAATTGCAGGGCATGTGCCGCTGCAGGCCGGGTTTTACATGTACGATGCCTATAAGTTAAAGGTCCCCGGTACTCCCGATAAGGCAGGCCTTGAAAATCAGGCTTGGATTGGGAGGCAGTCCGCAGCCGTAACTGTCTACGGCGGTAACGACATCGCTTTTCGAAACTGCATTTTTCAGCGCATAGCGGCTAGCGGTCTCGACTATACTTTTGGTTCTCAGCGAGCGGTGGTGGAAGGGAATGTCTTCCGCGATATTGGTGGTAACGGAATAGTGATCGGCGGCTTTCAAGACGGCGGTATCGAAACGCACGTCCCTTACGATCCAAGCGACGAGCGAGAAATATGCTCCGATGCCCGCATCGTTAACAATCTCGTGACCGACGTAGCCAACGAGGATTGGGGATGCGTGGGAATCGCGGCTGGTTACGTGCGGGGAATTGAAATCGCCCACAACGAAATCAGCGAAGTCGCTTACACCGGAATTAGCATGGGCTGGGGTTGGACCAAGTCCGTCAACTGCATGCGGGACAACCTGATTCACGCTAACCACATACACCATTACGCAAAGCACATGTATGACGTGGGTGGAATCTACACGCTATCGCCTCAGCCAAAATCGGTGATCAGCGAGAACAGCGTGCACACCCTCTACAAGCCAGCTTACGTACACGACCCGAACCACTGGAACTATCTCTACCTAGATGAAGGTTCGTCCTACATCTACGTTCGAGACAACTGGTGTCCGGAGCAAAAGTTCTCCACCAACGCCAACGGCCCCGGAAACACGTGGGAGAACAATGGCCCTCAAGTGTCCCAAGAGATCAAAGACGCGGCGGGGCTGGAACTGGAGTTCCAGCATTTGTTGAACTGA